Proteins from one Plasmodium yoelii strain 17X genome assembly, chromosome: 2 genomic window:
- a CDS encoding dynein light chain — translation MEEPKCDILYEHMHYEKKTKLINIAKEIYDNINNNKINSWRCATIALRDKIKESMDFNEKGWHIIIGQKFGFFCTHEIYNALHFKLDHIEFLIFKHG, via the coding sequence ATGGAGGAACCAAAATGTGATATATTGTATGAGCATATGCATTATGAGAAGAAAACTAAATTAATAAACATAGCAAAAGAGATATAtgataacataaataataacaaaataaattcatGGAGATGTGCAACAATAGCCTTAAGGGATAAAATTAAAGAGAGTATGGATTTTAATGAAAAAGGGTggcatattattattggtCAAAAATTTGGATTTTTCTGTACTCATGAAATATACAATGCATTACATTTTAAGTTGGATCATATTGAGTTTTTGATTTTCAAGCATGGATAA